Proteins from a single region of Oryza brachyantha chromosome 6, ObraRS2, whole genome shotgun sequence:
- the LOC102714932 gene encoding uncharacterized protein LOC102714932, producing MRGGGMEEQLKTPAAAMKKLTVPEKKSLHVLQASASGKFSLTTSPEAPAVMMTTPRKQASAAQSKHLLGVSPRAAAAAPSCLCSPTTHAGSFRCRLHRGGGGLAGSVGCGLSDMGTKKAGV from the coding sequence atgcgcggcggcggcatggagGAGCAGCTgaagacgccggcggcggcgatgaagaAGCTGACGGTGCCGGAGAAGAAGTCCCTGCACGTGCTCCAGGCCTCCGCGTCGGGGAAGTTCTCGCTGACCACCTCGCcggaggcgccggcggtgaTGATGACGACGCCGAGGAAGCAGGCATCCGCCGCGCAGTCGAAGCATCTGCTGGGCGTGAGCCCccgggcggccgcggcggcgccgtcgtgccTCTGCTCGCCGACGACGCACGCCGGCTCGTTCCGGTGCAGGctccaccgcggcggcggcgggctcgcCGGCTCCGTCGGCTGCGGCCTCAGCGACATGGGCACCAAGAAGGCCGGCGTATGA